Proteins encoded together in one Quercus lobata isolate SW786 chromosome 3, ValleyOak3.0 Primary Assembly, whole genome shotgun sequence window:
- the LOC115982681 gene encoding uncharacterized protein LOC115982681 yields MATELEEKLIEEELGYPIRLSEQVRAAVDEANWFKLECSEVGKQVDRVSQMLRTMTRFASTAQFLYDRPIRRVTAEVSKNLERALTLVRKCKRRSVLRRVVTIVSAADFRKVQSFLESSVGDMRWLLSIFDTENGGSGGGGGINLSLPPIASNDPILSWVWSFVATLQMSQLPEKIEAANELASFARDNDRNKKIIVEEGGVPPLLKLLKDGASLEAQIAATTAIYNLANDQERVRAIVNELGVQIIVQVLSDSPMVVQTQAARLVARMAEYDPVAQEDFAREHVIRPLVTLLSFETFVDDHKDQLSKQSFHSIVQINKQMEKKTLTRPNSSRPYSNSNSNSNSNYYHYYYHNNEGSSRAGQHRRERENEKPEVKLSLKISCAEALWMLAKGSVLNSRRITETKGLLCLAKLVEKEEGELQYNCLMTIMEITAAAEYNADLRRSSFRINSPAAKAVVEQLLRVIRELDNPVLQVPAIKSIGSLARTFPARETWVINPLVTQLSHRNPDMAAEAAISLGKFACPDNFLCVEHSKTIIEYNGVPQLMRMLRANERAQLHGLILLCYLAIHAGNSEALEQARVLTALEGADRTVVAQHPELRELVSKAIDHLNLYQVGVQSQMHSFVP; encoded by the coding sequence ATGGCCACAGAGTTGGAAGAGAAGTTGATAGAAGAAGAACTCGGGTACCCGATTCGGCTCTCGGAGCAAGTTCGGGCCGCGGTGGACGAAGCCAATTGGTTCAAACTTGAGTGTTCTGAAGTGGGCAAGCAAGTGGACCGGGTCTCCCAGATGCTCCGAACCATGACCCGGTTCGCTTCCACGGCACAGTTTCTTTACGACCGTCCGATTCGGCGAGTGACCGCCGAGGTGTCGAAGAACTTAGAGCGTGCCCTAACCCTAGTCCGGAAGTGCAAGCGCCGGAGCGTTCTCCGGCGCGTCGTAACGATCGTGAGCGCCGCCGACTTTCGCAAAGTTCAGAGCTTTCTAGAGTCTTCCGTCGGCGACATGCGGTGGCTTCTCAGTATCTTCGACACCGAAAACGGCGGCTCCGGCGGCGGCGGCGGTATCAACCTCTCGCTCCCTCCGATCGCCAGCAACGATCCGATTCTCTCTTGGGTTTGGTCTTTCGTCGCCACGCTCCAAATGTCCCAGCTGCCCGAGAAAATCGAAGCCGCGAACGAACTCGCTTCGTTCGCGCGAGACAACGATCGGAACAAGAAGATCATCGTCGAAGAAGGCGGAGTTCCGCCATTGCTGAAGCTTCTCAAAGACGGCGCGTCTCTCGAGGCGCAAATTGCGGCCACGACGGCCATTTACAACCTGGCGAATGACCAAGAGCGAGTGCGAGCGATTGTGAACGAGCTCGGAGTTCAGATTATAGTGCAAGTGCTCTCGGACTCGCCGATGGTGGTTCAAACTCAGGCCGCGAGACTGGTGGCTCGAATGGCGGAGTATGACCCGGTTGCTCAAGAGGATTTCGCGAGAGAGCACGTGATTAGGCCGCTCGTGACGCTGTTATCGTTCGAGACCTTTGTGGATGATCATAAGGACCAATTGAGTAAGCAAAGCTTTCATTCAATTGTTCAAATTAATAAGCAAATGGAGAAGAAAACATTGACTAGACCGAATAGTAGCAGACCTTATTCGAATTCGAATtctaattcaaattcaaattactatcattattattatcataataACGAGGGGAGTAGTCGGGCCGGGCAGCAtaggagagagagggagaatgAGAAGCCGGAAGTGAAGCTTAGTTTGAAAATTAGTTGTGCCGAGGCATTGTGGATGCTGGCGAAAGGGAGTGTGTTGAATAGTAGGAGGATAACGGAGACAAAAGGGTTGCTTTGTTTGGCGAAATTGGTTGAGAAAGAAGAGGGTGAGTTGCAATACAATTGCTTGATGACTATAATGGAGATAACGGCTGCAGCTGAGTATAATGCTGACCTTAGGCGTTCCTCGTTTAGGATTAATTCACCGGCTGCCAAGGCAGTTGTGGAACAGCTGTTGAGGGTGATTAGAGAGTTGGACAACCCGGTATTGCAAGTTCCTGCCATAAAGTCGATTGGTTCATTGGCTAGGACTTTTCCGGCTAGAGAGACCTGGGTTATTAATCCGCTGGTGACTCAACTTAGTCATAGAAACCCAGACATGGCTGCCGAAGCTGCCATTTCACTGGGGAAGTTTGCTTGTCCGGATAATTTTCTCTGCGTGGAGCATTCCAAGACAATAATTGAGTATAATGGTGTGCCGCAGTTGATGAGAATGCTAAGGGCCAATGAACGGGCACAGTTGCACGGTTTGATTCTCCTTTGCTACCTTGCAATACATGCTGGTAACAGTGAGGCTTTGGAACAAGCTAGGGTTTTGACTGCCCTCGAGGGGGCAGACCGTACTGTAGTTGCACAGCATCCTGAGTTGAGAGAATTGGTTTCCAAGGCAATAGACCATCTGAATCTGTATCAAGTTGGTGTTCAATCTCAAATGCATTCATTTGTTCCTTGA